Proteins from one Nicotiana tabacum cultivar K326 chromosome 23, ASM71507v2, whole genome shotgun sequence genomic window:
- the LOC107792138 gene encoding uncharacterized protein LOC107792138: MKKRSRSTRKSSAADFLSTPPATSAASPVQSMSESPKPFVFNFNTFNATPTSSSKKKLRTTGKKSFNISSPEQLKPAGSPASVKNLKSIADLKEFASSQLDSVKRQIERSHMEILKDLEASQSRLQKRLKIQTQGCQQVADEAEREYKKMSERINEGRDAMKASYSTFMAELQASGARLCKQTIPELSQSAEKAIDTLKNRYGIHSTSAC; the protein is encoded by the exons ATGAAGAAAAGATCGAGATCGACGAGGAAGTCATCTGCGGCGGATTTTCTGTCAACTCCGCCGGCGACCTCGGCTGCAAGTCCTGTCCAGTCGATGAGTGAGTCTCCGAAGCCATTCGTGTTCAATTTCAATACGTTCAACGCTACGCCAACATCATCAtcgaagaagaagctgaggactACTGGAAAGAAGAGCTTCAATATTTCAAGTCCGGAGCAGTTGAAACCTGCCGGTTCTCCGGCGTCAGTCAAAAACCTGAAGTCGATAGCGGATCTGAAGGAATTTGCATCTTCTCAATTGGACTCTGTTAAGCGCCAGATTGAGCGATCGCACATGGAGATTCTCAAGGACCTCGAGGCTTCTCAATCTCGCCTTCAGAAACGTCTCAAG ATTCAGACACAAGGATGCCAGCAAGTGGCAGATGAAGCAGAAAGGGAGTATAAAAAGATGTCTGAGCGAATCAATGAAGGCAGGGATGCAATGAAG GCTTCATATTCAACGTTCATGGCAGAACTTCAAGCTAGTGGAGCTCGTT TGTGTAAACAAACCATCCCTGAGTTGTCACAATCTGCCGAGAAAGCCATAGATACTCTCAAGAACCGTTATGGGATCCATTCAACTTCAGCTTGTTGA